Genomic window (Octopus sinensis unplaced genomic scaffold, ASM634580v1 Contig20317, whole genome shotgun sequence):
ctgccacaAGTCGCCTTGGTAGAacctttaataataaaataactttagcaacaacaacaataacaataatttcaaattttagcacaaggccagcaagttcagaagtaggagtaagttgattatatcgaccccagtgctctaatggcacttatttcatcgatcccaaaacgatgaaacgcaaagtcgaccttggatgtacttgaactcagaacgtaaagacggatgaaattacgccaagcattttgtccggcaggctaaagattctgccagggTTACCGCCTTGGGGGGGGacctgtaataataaaataacaacaacaacaacaacggcatgatcaacaataacaacaattgtgttgttgtatgttgtgttgtgaccctcttcggtcatgaatgaccatgggattgcacctcggaagttaccctcccaggcacaagtccgggcaaggttgtttatggaagaccagcagtcgcccacgcctaccagcctcccctctccatgtcaccgatgttattcaagggaaaggcaaaggctgatacagcttggcaccagcgacGTCGCatctcatttattaacgtgcaagtggctgagtactccacagacacgtgtacccttaacgtagtgctcgaggagattcggcgtgacacagagtgtgacaaggctgggcctttgaaatacaggtacaagagaaacaggaagaaagagtgagagaaagttgtggtgaaagagtacagtagggttcaccactaccccttgccggagcctcgtggagctttaggtgctttcgcctAATAAAccctcacaatgcccggtctgggaatcgaaaccgcgatcctacgaccgcgagtccgctgccttaactactaggccattgcgcctccacaataaccacaaaacgatgacaataataataataatgataataataataataataataataagaagaagaagagagaagaaaaagaagagaataagaagaagaagaagaagaagaagaagaagaagaagaagaagaagaagaagaagaaaaaaaataagaagaagaagaagaagaagaagaagaacgatgacaacaataataataactataataataataatagaaattaaaaaatttatatctaaaataaaataaatacatgaacttttttttataaaatataaagatcaaATATCATGTtatgatatgaaataaatataaaataagttaGACATCATACcatgattataaataaatatgaaataacttAGGTAACATatcatgatataaaataatatgaaagcCATTTTATATCATGTCATGTGCGATCCAAGGCTGTCAAAAACAGCATCTATTCTCTTAGATTAATCATGAGTAAAAGCTGGTTGTGTAAAATAAATCGATCACAGGTTGGTGAGGAATATCACCTTCGTTTGAAccagtttatttttgtataaagctGGGAAACGAATGAGAGGTTACGATATCTCTGCGAGGCCTCCACGTCGGACGTTTTGTCCCTTAAAATCTTTCATTTTATTActtttccaaaatatatattattatttttgtttcatacaaAATGAAGCAGGGTTattatatattgctttcaaattttagcacaatttTAGCACaattttagcacagggccagcaatttcaggagaagaggttagtcgattatatcaacccctgtacttggctggtactttattttaccgaccccgtaagtatgaaaggcaaagtcaacctcggcggtataagaaatcagaacgtaaaaagccggaggaaaatgccgctaagcattttggccgacatgctaacgattctaccggtTCGCCACCTAGAGAAAGGTTATGATATATTAGACGAAGCAATCTCAGGAACTGCAGATATATTTGTAAATGCTATCTCAGGGATTGATTTGCATAGATATTTGTAAATAGATAAGTTGCCATACTAGATATACAAGCTATGCCTATACACAAACTGGCAACAAAACTACCATCTACGGCGTGATTCGATCACGTTTTGCATAGGATCCttctgagaagaaaaagaagaaaataaatcagCAACGAGCAGTTTGGATGGAAGAAACCcatcaaaatataaatagataaagcGCTATTTTTGTTTGTTCCAATAGAGCAAAGTTCTCATGTACGATACATTCAGAGTAATCTCTCCGCTTTAGTCAAATAGTTCTTGACGTCGTAATATCCATAGTCCTTTTTCAAggctatttttataattattattattaatgatttaaAACTAAATGATATAATTCCTAAAatagaatgtaaataaaaaattggaaaaaaaaaatattatcttcaAAAATTTCTCAGCAAGTCTTACATTAATTTACAATATTGATTAAAACAGAGGTGAGATTAAACCATCTAAAACTAGAGCAAAGTATAAGATTCGTATCgaaatgttaaaattataaaGGGAAGTAAATTTAGAGAACCTTGTCACAATACAACACCACCTTTTGCAGGTGATGTTCAGTAGTATTACTAGAATTCAACCCTGTTTAGTTAATAGTCTTGTATTTCTTTGGGAGAGACGTCATATTGTTTCggcttttttattgctttttgtttgtttcattttcacaAACATTTCTTAAAGGTTTTTACCTTCATCAAAGCAAGCTTATTCTCTGcagaaatttctttaatttttatctgtttttgtttgttttgttttttttttgttattttccccACAATTTATTCAAttgtctctgtttctttttctttttcttcgtctttcacattttccgtttctttctcatttgtatatctgtcttctttcttctgcagAATATTCTGGAGACAGTCTATGAGATCAATCAACTGATAATATTCGGCTTCGATAAGAAGTTCTTTGAGTGCAGTTTCGTTCGTCATTGGTAGGGTGCCTTCTTTCAAACCTCCGTCTCTCAAGTAGTTCAAGATGTATCGGAAATGGGTGCCATCGCGGTCGATGAAATAACTCCCGTCGTTTTCTGTTTTGAGAAGATGGCGTCCACTAAACATGGCTGCCAACATAGATGTCATGTCTTTTCTGAGAGTAAGCAACGACGTAGTAAACTGAATTCCACCGATATCTAGTTTTATCCGGTTGTCTTGGATTTTGTTCATTTCAGCCATACGCTAAAAAGAAAGATATTAAGAGAAATCACGAATATGAAATTGTATAGCTAAACAAATATTCATTAAAAGAGAAGCCATTATCACATCCCACCATAGCTTCCATACAATGAAATAAAAGTTCGATTGAACGAAAAATCCAGTttaaaaaaccagaaaactattcACTGATTTCTGAGCCCAACAACCTCAAACATATAtacgtttctttactacccacaaggggctaaacatagaggatacaaacaaggacagactaacggattaagtcgattacatcgaccccagtgcgtaactggtactctttactctttactcttttacttgtttcagtcatttgactgcggccatgctggagcaccgcctttagtcgagcaaatcgacaccaggacttattctttgtaagcccagtacttattctatcggtctcttttgccgaaccgctaagtgacggcgacgtaaacacaccagcatcggttgtcaagcgatgttggggggggggacaaacacagacacacaaacatacacacacacatacatatacatatatacgacgggctcctttcagtttctgtctactaaatccactcacaaggctttggtcggcccgaggttatagtagaagacacttgtccaacatgccacgcagtgggactgaaccgggaaccatgtggttggtaagcaagctacttaccatacagccactcctgcgcctatttaagtACCActcctggtacttaatttatcgaccccgaaaggatgaaaggcaaagtcgacctcggcggaatttgaactcagaacgtaacggcagacgaaatacggctacgcatttcgtccggcgtgctaacgattctgccagctcgcctcctcaaacatatatagacacaactACTTCTCTGACTGcacattttattttaaacaatttatctatatatttataaatatacttgtCTAAATAAacttatctatatattcataaatgagtaCATTTCTTTTGACTAGTCACCAATGGTCGCAAGTCACATACAGATCCCTACCATTGTACGAGAGTAcgaatagtatttatttaattgcaTAGATCACAAAGGATGAAGAGTTAAAGTTAACCTTAGCTGTATTTTGGACTAAAATTTCAGAAGGATGGAATCAAATAATGTGTcccatatattttaaaaatctaatctCAACCAGGATCCACATGACCCTTAAGaattcatataaaattttgttgttgaaatttatcTGGAATAAATAGGCAATGCTTTTACAATGCACgaattattttaacaatttttaatataattttaatgatatttaacTTTAGAAATATTCTAcacgaaatattttaacatttttaatacaattttaatatataatttttaaaatattatacacgagatattttaacaatttttaatacaattttaatCACACGAAATTACAACTTCATTGCTTTTAATGGATTCCACTCTATCGGTAACAGCCCCACCAGTCCTTCGTTCAAAGGGTAAGTTACCCTTTTCTTCCCACTAGACTCAAACGATCGTAGTTGCTACCTTTCTTCTCTGACGACGCCATTAAAAATAttaccatttatcttttactctttactggtttcagtcatcaaactgcagccatgctggataaTAAtgactatttctagcataaaCACGACTCCAAACATATTGAGAGGTGACAATGTAAATTTTATCGagtccagtacttcactggttctttatttttagTAAGTCTGGAAAACTTTTCAGGAAGGGAGATAACCAGATATCAAAAAGTATTGAATCCATTGATCAACGGTTTCAGGCATCATACTTAATATGAAATGTTGGTGGTTACCGAGAAAGTCTATACTCAACTATGACCCATGCTGACAACTTActgtagagcagtggttttcgaATTCACATTTTATACCTAGATTTATAACGTGACCCACTAATTGGGTGGCGAAGGCAAATACAGTGGCACAGGACAATTAGATTAGCAACAAGGAAAGATAATATGGTAATATATGTAgaaatgcgtttgtgtgtgtgtgtgagaggtatatatatatatattatatatatatataagatatatatatataagatatatatatatatatatacgtatatatattatatatatatatagtatataagaatatatatatatatgatatatatatatatagaatatatatatatatatatatatatatatatatatataatacacgtatatatatatatatatatacgtatatatatatatatatatgcatatatatatacatacatatacatacatatgcatagatacatttaAACATCTAtgtgtgcgcgagcgtgtgtgtgtgcgtgcatatgtatatgcgcgcgtaCGTCCGTGGTGTGCGCATGcgcgcgtgcatgtttgtgtgtgtctgtatgtatgtgtgtgcgcgcgtgctttCACACTTACTTTTAATTCGTCACGGAATCTCTCCTGTTCTTCTTCGAATTCCTTTTTGTTCTTCTCAAATTCTTCGATTTTTTGCTTCAAAGACTCTTCCTTATTCTCAACCTTTTCAGCGAATGTCTTCTCAATACATTTCTGATAAGATTCAAAGTCTTGCATTTTCTTCTTCAGTGCCATTTCATCTTTGCTTAATTCCTCTTCTTTTTCGGTGACCTTATCCATCCTCATCTCGACGCTGGTTTCTCGTTCGGTCACCAATCTCTCTCTGTCGCGCAACTGGTTCTCCCGAATGTCCACATAATCTTTGGCCCGTTGCACAAACGCGCTGAAATTCAAATGAAGCTTCTCCATAAAGTCTTTGCCAAGATTATCGATCTGGTCATGTATATCGATCTCCCACGTGCTCGTAACATCTTCGAAAATGCAGTGCTGATAGAGAGGGCCCGAGGGTTGAGTGTCAATGGTTTCGGTTCCTTCCGGGTTATTCTGCCAAACGTTATCGCCATTGGAGATCTCCATAGCGATAATGGGACGGGTGAAGTCAGAATCAATTTCAAGACATTTACCAATAGATTTATCTCTGAAGAAAAGAGTCTGCCACTCGCTGTCGCAGTCGGCTTTTGCCCACAGTCTGGTTTTCTGGGTGGAAGGAATCATGTACAGTTCTCGAATCTTCCATTCTATATGGCCAACTTTCTCCATTTTGCTGAAACGCATGATCTGAAAATCTTCAATTAGGGCGTTGCACAACATGACTTTGAATGAATTCTGGTTGTGTTCCAGATCAGGAGCGCGACTGTAGTTGTAGACGACCAGCTTCATTGGCTTGTGACCTTCGGCCACGCCGTACCATTGGACTAACATTCGCCAGGCGTCCTCGTGCACTACATCAACGGTGTGGGCGTAGTCACGGCGCGTGAAAATCGGTCCGGGTTGCACGCGCTGCTGGTGGTAGAACTTGCGGGTCTGCATGCCGAGGAATCGTTTCAACTGTTCCAGCCATTCGGCGATGATGATGTACCAGAACTCGCCCTCCACGAAACGCCGCTCGAAAAACTGTTCCAAAATTGTACGTTGGGTGACTGCATCTGGTATATTGGCCACTGGACTGGACGCCACCGTACTGCAGCTCATACTGGCCAAGctggaaaaagacaaaaaaaaaagtagaattaaaaaaaaaagaaatatgtcaattacaataataacaataatagtaaaaataatttcaaattttgccacaagggcaataatttggggggaggggacaagtcgattacatggaccccagtgttcaactggtacttattttattgacctcgaaaggatgaaaggcaaagtcgacctggacggaatttgaactcagaacgtagcgacgggcgaaataccgcatgtcgtccagcgtgctaacgactcttctacccaaggcacaaggcccgaaattttgggaggaggggcgtgttaatgtttctctttttctttctttttttctttattgaccacaaggggctaaagatagaggggcaaacaaggacagacaaacggattaagtcgattatatcgaccccagtgcctaactggtacttaatttatcgaccccgaaaggatgaagcgcgaagtcgacctcggcagaatttgaactcagaacgta
Coding sequences:
- the LOC115232310 gene encoding uncharacterized protein LOC115232310 — protein: MLASSGKNSPHKQIVAGSPPERSNSFSGKASSPCAISRNGSGNSASGYSSLASSPNTRGNGFSLASMSCSTVASSPVANIPDAVTQRTILEQFFERRFVEGEFWYIIIAEWLEQLKRFLGMQTRKFYHQQRVQPGPIFTRRDYAHTVDVVHEDAWRMLVQWYGVAEGHKPMKLVVYNYSRAPDLEHNQNSFKVMLCNALIEDFQIMRFSKMEKVGHIEWKIRELYMIPSTQKTRLWAKADCDSEWQTLFFRDKSIGKCLEIDSDFTRPIIAMEISNGDNVWQNNPEGTETIDTQPSGPLYQHCIFEDVTSTWEIDIHDQIDNLGKDFMEKLHLNFSAFVQRAKDYVDIRENQLRDRERLVTERETSVEMRMDKVTEKEEELSKDEMALKKKMQDFESYQKCIEKTFAEKVENKEESLKQKIEEFEKNKKEFEEEQERFRDELKRMAEMNKIQDNRIKLDIGGIQFTTSLLTLRKDMTSMLAAMFSGRHLLKTENDGSYFIDRDGTHFRYILNYLRDGGLKEGTLPMTNETALKELLIEAEYYQLIDLIDCLQNILQKKEDRYTNEKETENVKDEEKEKETETIE